The genome window GAACAACGGAGTTGCTTCGCCAGATTTTAGAGTCCATGTGAATCCGATCCTTTGCTACACCGAGATCGAGGAGATACGCTCGGACAGCATTGGCCCGAGTACGGGCGATCGAAATTGCGTCGCGCTCGTGCTCGTCGGCATATCCGTAGATCACGACGGGACCATTGTTGGCCGCACTGTTCCGAACGGTCACCAACAAGCTGGCGAGCGCAATCCGGTCAGCATTCGAAATGGCCATGACGCCGAGGTCGAGCTTACTTGCGTATTGCAGGGAAAAGCTGCAAGCAAACACGACGCTTGAAGCACAAAGCCCCACAAGGCTAATCGATGCACAAGATATACCACGCAATATTGTCCGCATTCCTGATCGCCATTGTCGGGACCTCTTTGGCGAGCCGCCTGCTGAGAAATTGTCCATAGGTGTTCTTGTAGTCAATCGCTCCGAATGTATCCCGAAAATGCACACACTCGTGAACAATGGTCAGTTGCATCGAGGAAAACGTACCCGCACTCGTATCCGGAAGCTCACAGAACTTCGGGGAAATCGATATCGTGTGCGTGGCGGTATCGGGGCCGCAAACGTGCGCAACTTCGCCGTCTAGATTTTTGGTATTTGGCGTACAGCCGAGAGCCCGATCAAGGTCGGGATCGGAGCGAACGAAATTCCTTGCCGTCAACCCCTTCATGACTGTGATCAACGCCACCAATCCGTTCGTCAGCGCACCGCGAGTGGGCTCGTCGGCGACCCCGAACCACTCTCTGACTCTCGCCCGTGCAGGCTCTCTCCAGACATCGAGTTCGTCGACTCTCTGCGTGATTATTTTTACGGCATCGTCGCGCAACGTCAGGACTTTCTTCCGAAATTCCGCATCGGTCATGTTTTTGCAGATGGGCGGCCCGTCGACTGCCAGTAAAAGCTCAACCTTCGAACCACGCGTCGTATTCGTTATGGCCGAGTCATGTACGGTCACGTATTCGTAGTCATCGTGCGGCATGGCCATGCTCCACTATTTCAATTCGCAGTTTCTCCGAATGACGCGTCGCTACGCGCTGTGTGTGCCCGGCACGATCAGTCATACCGCTGAAGACCTGGCCGGAACTGGTGTGTATTCGATAAGGCACACATACCAAGGGCTGCCCCGTCTTCTCGTTTTTCAATACATACTGCTCGTCGCATTCCGCCCCAGAGCCGGGCGAGTGAGAATGGTCGTCTCCCAGCTCTTTCGGCTCAGTCGCCCCATCACCGACCCGCATCCTCATGCCCCGCTCGGCATAGAACACAGGCGGCGGACTGCACCCGCATGCATTGATATCCCCACTCAACGCCCATCCCTGACCATTCGGCGCCCTGCCGGGCAAGCGCGGGCCTTTCGGCGCGACAAACCCCGCCTGCTCGCAAGCCGTGCAGTAAGTTTTCATGTAGAGCGTGGCGATCTGCACACGCGGCGGCGGATTGGAACACGTGACGCATTCCAATCCCTCGGTGATCGTCGCGCTGCCGCCCCGATCGCCCTTGGCAAGGAAATAGCGGATCATGCGGCGTCACCTCGGCTCATCGCGCCCGAGCAACGCTCATCCGCGAAAGTACCGGGCCCCGCCCCTCCGCCAACGGTCAACGAAGACTCGCTTAACCATTTCTCGCCACCATTCATCCGGATTCCCTCTCGTCGCTATCAGCGCAATCTCATCGCACCAAAATGCACGATCGGCACCAGGAAATCCATCATACGAATTCGAACTTCTGCCCCATCGACATCGGTCGGCGATGTTTCGTCAATTGATCAACCGGAATGTCGGTGCGGCATTTCTTCCGGCTCGCATGCCCACGACTACCTGAACGTAACTTCCTTCGATTCGGCACGAGCACATACGCGCGAAGCGTCGGATACCAATCGGCCCCTGTCCCCGGGGAAATGACTATTACCCCGCCCGACGCGCGCCATCGCCCCCTGTCGCTACAATAGGCGCCATGAACGCCCCCACCTCCTCCGACACGCCCGATTCCGGCGACGCGCACATCGCGCGCAACCGGCTCGAGGCGCACCTGGACGCCGCGCCGCGTGCGTGGCCGCTCGACATCGTCGCCGCCACCGGCTCGACCAACGCCGACGTCGCCACCCGGCTCAAGGCGCTGCCGCGCAATGCGAACGCGCTGCCCGCGCCGCTCGTGCGCGTCGCGTTCGAGCAAACGGCCGGCCGCGGCCGGCAGGGCCGCCCGTGGTTCGCGCAGCCCGGCAATGCGCTGCTGTGCTCGGTCGGCTGCATCGTGCCGCGCCCCGTCGAAGCACTCGGCGGCCTCAGCATCGCGATCGGCGTCGCGCTCGCCGAAGGGCTCGCCGCGCTGCCGCTCGACGCCCATACGCGCGTCGCGCTCAAATGGCCGAACGACCTGCTGCTGACCGCCACCGACGACGGCACGCCGCGCATCGTCGGCAAGCTCGCCGGGATCCTGATCGAAACCGCGTGGACCAGCGCCGACGCCACCGCCGTCGTGATCGGCTTCGGCATCAACGTGCGCGGCGCGGAAGCCGTCGCCGCGCAGGTCGACGCGCTGCGCGCGCGCGAAGCGACGCTCGCGAGCGGGCTGCCGCCCGCCGCGCTGTCGATCGCGTGCGCATCGGCCAACCTCACCGACACGCTCGCCGCGTCGCTGAACGCACTCACGCCCGCGCTCGCGCAGTTCGGCGCCGAAGGGCTCGCGCCGTTCCTGCCGCGCTGGCACGCGCTGCACGCGTACGCGGGGCGCGAAGTCGTGCTGCTCGAACAGGGCGTCGAACGCGTGCGCGGCACCGCGACGGGCATCGACGCGACCGGCCAGCTGCTGCTCGACACGCCTGACGGCATGCAGGCAATCGCCGCCGGCGACGTGTCGCTGCGCGAAGCGCAATGAACGAGCCGCACCTGCTGATCGACGCCGGCAACAGCCGGATCAAGTGGGCGCTCGCCGATGCGCAGCGCACGCTCGTCGAGACGGGCGCGTTCGGCCACACACGCGACGGCGGCGCCGATCCCGACTGGTCGGCCCTGCCGCGTCCGCGCGGTGCGTGGATCTCGAACGTCGCGGGCGCCGACGTGGCCGCCCGGCTCGACGCGCTGCTCGATGCATGCTGGCCAGGCCTGCCGCGCACGACGATACGCGCGCGTCAGACGCAATGCGGCGTGACGAACGGCTATACGACGCCCGACCAGCTCGGCAGCGACCGCTGGGCCGGACTGATCGGCGCGCACGCGGCGTTTCCGGGCGAGCACCTGCTGATCGCGACGTTCGGCACCGCGACGACGCTCGAGGCGTTGCGCGCGGACGGCCGCTTCACGGGCGGGCTGATCGCACCGGGCTGGGCGCTGATGATGCGCGCGCTCGGCACGCACACCGCGCAGTTGCCGACGCTGACCACCGACATCGCGAGCGGCCTGCTCGCCGGCGCACCGGCCGAACCGTTCCAGGTCGATACGCCGCGCTCGCTGTCGGCCGGCTGCCTGTATGCGCAGGCCGGGCTGATCGAACGCGCGTGGCGCGA of Burkholderia sp. HI2500 contains these proteins:
- a CDS encoding biotin--[acetyl-CoA-carboxylase] ligase — translated: MNAPTSSDTPDSGDAHIARNRLEAHLDAAPRAWPLDIVAATGSTNADVATRLKALPRNANALPAPLVRVAFEQTAGRGRQGRPWFAQPGNALLCSVGCIVPRPVEALGGLSIAIGVALAEGLAALPLDAHTRVALKWPNDLLLTATDDGTPRIVGKLAGILIETAWTSADATAVVIGFGINVRGAEAVAAQVDALRAREATLASGLPPAALSIACASANLTDTLAASLNALTPALAQFGAEGLAPFLPRWHALHAYAGREVVLLEQGVERVRGTATGIDATGQLLLDTPDGMQAIAAGDVSLREAQ
- a CDS encoding OmpA family protein, with protein sequence MAISNADRIALASLLVTVRNSAANNGPVVIYGYADEHERDAISIARTRANAVRAYLLDLGVAKDRIHMDSKIWRSNSVVPSSERNQIEIEFIPACSSEGCENPCGTVLQEQK
- a CDS encoding M35 family metallo-endopeptidase, with the translated sequence MPHDDYEYVTVHDSAITNTTRGSKVELLLAVDGPPICKNMTDAEFRKKVLTLRDDAVKIITQRVDELDVWREPARARVREWFGVADEPTRGALTNGLVALITVMKGLTARNFVRSDPDLDRALGCTPNTKNLDGEVAHVCGPDTATHTISISPKFCELPDTSAGTFSSMQLTIVHECVHFRDTFGAIDYKNTYGQFLSRRLAKEVPTMAIRNADNIAWYILCID
- a CDS encoding type III pantothenate kinase, whose translation is MNEPHLLIDAGNSRIKWALADAQRTLVETGAFGHTRDGGADPDWSALPRPRGAWISNVAGADVAARLDALLDACWPGLPRTTIRARQTQCGVTNGYTTPDQLGSDRWAGLIGAHAAFPGEHLLIATFGTATTLEALRADGRFTGGLIAPGWALMMRALGTHTAQLPTLTTDIASGLLAGAPAEPFQVDTPRSLSAGCLYAQAGLIERAWRDLADAWQAPVRLVLAGGAADDVARALTLPHTRHDALILSGLALIAAETATATPAQA